In the Drosophila virilis strain 15010-1051.87 chromosome 4, Dvir_AGI_RSII-ME, whole genome shotgun sequence genome, TTTAGCGTTAAACGAGAGCTGGGATCCAGACGTCAGGTGAGCCATAGACATGCGCGATAAATTGAATgaacatctatatatatgtataaatatgcttttcatttttacaGAGACGATATGGAAATGATGTTGAATAAAATAGTTCCCGAAGGTTTGCCCTACAGGCATTCGTGCGAAGGACCCGACGATATGGTAGCTATACTTAACGCGTTTAGTTTACAGCCCTGCATCAAGTTAATCGAACAAGTATTTCGATCGAGCGAGTCATGAATCAAATGATTTCGGCTCGAGCTGCATTCAATTGAGTCCGATCGAACTCAGATCGAACATGTTGCATGTTCGAAAACGAATAACTGATGCGGGGCTCTAGTATAGATAAATGTAAGGTCTTTAAATTaacctatttaaattgttgcttttcaGCCCGCACACGTGAAGGCCTGCTTTTTGGGCAGCTCACTGACAATCCCCATTACCGATGGCAAACTCTCGCTGGGCACCTGGCAGGGCGTTTGGCTGTGCGAGCATCGCGATCAGGCCGGCAGCCGGAAGCTGGTCATCACGTTGACCGGCTGTCCGCGCGAACAGGCCGTACGCAGTCCGCTGTCACCCGTCTCGCCCATTGCGAGCACCTCCAGTTAGGGGCGGCCTCGCTCCACCCGCGACAGCCGGTAATCGCGGGGGAGCGACAATAATGGCATCATTTCGTCGAGGAAGTTGATACTACAAAAGAATTTAGCTAGAGCCACCGCACAGCAGCGAGCGGCGGCCGTAATTGCCGCTGGTCGTGGTCTAATTGGAGCAACTGCATCCGTTGCGGCGCCGGCGCCACCAGGTGCCGTGTTGCCCATCGATACGAAAACGCAACGTTTGCTGTTGCGGCAgcgtttgcatttaaatttaaatttaaatgttaacgAAACGCTGCAGGATGGCGTTGATattgatgatgttgatgaggATGTCtgcgacgatgacgacgacgatgatgatgatgataatgatgatgatgatgatcaggTGGAGGATGACAGCGTCGCGGATGTCGTCGATGCTCAGGGCAGTGGGCATCGCCGTGTTGGTGATAATTTACAAACCGTCACAACAGTGCCTcaaaccaaacaacaacaacaactaagacATAAGAtcaccgcaacaacaacaacaacaacaaccagctcATCAACAGCATCCAATAGCGCATTAGCTAAATTCAATCGCATACTCGACTCTGCTAAACTGGAGCCACATCGCGCCTCCTCCGCGTTCAGCAGCGCCACGCTGCAGCAACGCCTCGCGCTGGCATATCcagagctgcaacaacaacagcaagaacaacaacagcagcaacaacaacaacaacagcaggacGAGTTGCGGCAAATCGACAACCTCCCACGTGGCATTGCCGTCGTTAGCACTCCATTAACCATGCAAGCACTAGACACTATAAAAACCAAGACGGCGGCAATGttggaacagcagcaacagcacaacGCTGCTGatcaaacgaaacgaaatgatGTGCATTATTTGTTGAAACAGTTAAATAGTTTTAGTGATATAGAAGAAATAGAAATTGTTGATATGAAGCAaagaaagcagcagcagccaaagcagccgcagcagcaaaagcaacgacagcagcaacaacctcagcagcagcagcagcagcagcaacaacaacaacccccACAACGCACAAGCAAAACTGGCGCTGCCTGCTCCAGCTCGTTGGAGCTAATGCCCATGTCCCGGTCCATGCTGCCGCTAGCCTTGGGCTCGCCATCGACACAGTCGCACAAGGGCAACTTTATGGAGCATGCCGGGCCGGGCGAGAGCAACAGCTCGACACGTCTGCAATTCGATGATTATTTATTCGAATCGTGCCACTATTTGGAGACAAATTATTTTGCCGCTACCTATCGCACTGCCATGGTCGAGAGCTGCTCGCACGAGTTCCGGCCCTCGACCGCCACGCCGCCAACGAGCGTGCGCTCTGACAGCTTTGAGCTGCACGAACTGCAGCCGTCGAGCGTTATATGCAAGGCGGCGGCGCCACCAGCCAGGCTGGATGCGGACTCACCGCCGCCGTATCAGGCCGAGGTGCGCATGACCAGCAGCGGCGTCCAGACTGAGCTGACCGTTGAATCGCTCGCCCAgcttagcagcagcagcagcagcggcagcggtgcCAGTTTAGGCGGCACGCCTCAGATGCCACCGCTTTTCATATGCTGCTACACGCCCATCGATCGTTGGCGTGCCAGGCGTTTGGGTGCGGCAGCTGCCGCTAAGCGAGCCAATCCCGAGAAGCACGGGCATCCCGTCTGACAGTGGATCCGAAagtaaaaccaaaataaaaactggcTCAAAAGCCAGCTGCGCTGATTTCATTTGCGATATCAACAAGAGATTCCATTTCGAAGACAgtcaatacaaaaaaaaaacaacgcctaaatattcattttccaaacaacaaaaaacaataacaaaaacatgtacaattttttatacacacccacacacaaccATTCGCACATTTTTGCAATACACTACCAGAAAAGGAAAGAGTACATTTTGATAGACTTAAatctcaacaacaacaaaaatcatttggaaatgttgtataaataatgaaatggAAAGGAAATTTACAGCAGATGTCATAATAATTGAACGGCAATTGAATTGTttcaatcaaataaaatacaaaattaaattaaatgcaacaaaaaaaaaaaaaaaaaacaaattgttaacaaaatgcgaaaaaaaacaaacgcaaaTTTGGAGCCGGCGAAGGAGAAGGAGAACGTGAGAGCTTGTATAGTAAgttgtttaataaatataataaaataacaaaattcaatACTAACTAACTTTTTCAACTGAAACGAGGCGGCGCAcacgccaacaacaaaaaataaaactcatgTTGTCCGCTTTCTCTGCCAAATGCAAGAATCCAAGAACAAAGACAGAATAAATTTAATAGGCATGTTCCGAATTTCGCCTGCGCCTTCAATGCCAGCTAAATATTAAGAGCATAAATTTTGAGTAagcaaaaaatcaattaaaagctaaacaaaatTATCAACCGCAATTGTGGCGAAAGTGTTTATCGGAACATGCTGTTCAGTTAGATTTATTAGCCACAGTTCAGCAGCGTGTGCGTTTTATAGTCAAGTTATGCATCgattttattacaaaaaaaaagaaaacaaaaatatcaacaaatgcaattgttaCAACAATTAacactcaaataaaataacaaaacaactaTGTTCCAATTTACGCTTTCGCCACAATTTCGCAAAGATTTCGCTTGCATACTTCTTGTGGCAGCGGCTgctccaaaaagtatgctacacttGTTATTGTGAAATTTTCTCAAAACTGCAAATCGGAACATAgtcgattttttttgttaatttaatttgtaagcAACaagaagtagaaaaaaaaaacaactggaATTGTTCGAGCACAAGCAGCGACtgcttttagttttgttttctcATCAATTGTGAAACCAAAAGAAAGAAATGAAGCAATATTAGTTATTAAACTTCTGTAAATCATGTGTAGAATTTGGTCAATTTGGTTCGTAAAGCtgggaaaagaaaaaaaatttaagcTTAACTATTCcattaattaataacaaatatcaaataacaaataacataGGCATAATATCACGAAGCTTAAATGAAGACACGCGCTTTAGTTGAGCAAAATTCGATTGGAGCAcaatgaaaattcaatttttgttgttttttcaaaTGAGTTCtctgagtttttttttcttttttttatatgtacaattaattgaGCATATCAAATGCTGACATTATTGGAATGCTAGCAAATAGTGAATGTAATTTCAGGTTTTTCAGCTCAGttcttccaaaaaaaaaaaaaaaacactaaaaaTCATAAATGATTACAAACGATACGAgtataaaagaaaatgaataacaaaaaaaaaaaacacaaaagcaaCCAAACAAATGCCTTTTACATGCCCACACGTACACtaacgaaacgaaaaaaacaaactatatACATTAACTAATGTTtattaacaacaattataatCGGACTCGGTAGGCGTTCagttcaaaacaaaaacaacaacaacaaaataaaaatgatcaCACAACTTGTTGAATGTGAAACTTGGAACGCAATTACTTGTTGAAAATAACTGAGAACAACTATTGTTAAGTGGgtaaaaaattagcaaaggaaaatacttaaaataaaaaaaaaaaaaacaaagatagACAAATAATATCTATTGTTGTATGTTTTATTCTGAAGCGCAcgaaacataataataaataaataaataaataaataaacagcaatggcaaaatacaaaatgcaaatgaaatgtaGCTAAAGAAATGTTAAGGTAAAATTTTTGTAAACTTTTTGATATGTGATGATgatttgaataaattaaaaccacaaataaaataattacataaCTTAGCCGTagatatattaaaactaataaacataaaaaaaaaaaaacaaacaaaaagcaaatataatataaataataaaaattcttaTAAAATAAAGTAGCGCAACGCAAAATTTAGTGCATACAGAAAAGTCAAGAACAGAAAACAAGCCGAACAAATGCCAGctaaaatatattaacaaaataaactgATGAAAACTtgttaaacaataaaatttctgGCAAATGTCtggccccgccccgcccccaGCTCTGCCCTAGTTTCAACAGatcttttgatttgtttggaAACTCAGGCGATACGATTATTTCACGACGATTTTcctttaaaatttttcatagaTTTTTGTATCTTTTGGATTGACGGATGGGGGGCGTGGCTGTATCTAGCAATATTCACGGCAATTCAATTGTCTTAACGACATTGATAAATCTGAGCTGTAAGTGCAtatgaaatgcaaatttagCGAGCATTTTGTAGGAGCGTgtagttaaaaataaaaaaaaactaaaaaataataataatgtgaaCTAAATCATGTTTATCAAATTGAATAGTATATCTATGTGCATAAGTAGCGAATTATTCaattgtaaatacatttttaatgtaCACGTAAACGTtgagtttttgtgttttctggCCGGTACGAAACGAACATttgatgtttatttaaacaattgcaATATTCGAATGTTTATCAGTTGGTCAAACaaaagagcataaaaaactgttcaaaaacaaaaacagacacacacacacacacacaaaaaagaaaacacacgaaaaagctttaaataatttaattacaaatacaTCATATAGATGCATGTATTAATGGTAATTATTTTGATATCATTATCATTGATCAATTCCATTGTAGATACAAAATTTGTattgaaacaaattaattaattaactagCCAGCTAAGTCAATGTCGCCTAATGTCAGTTCTAaaagcataaattaattaaattaataacaaacaacaaaataacaacacacacacacacatattaactataaaagtgcaacaacaactacttttcaaaaacgacaaaaatccaaaaaaaaaaaaaaataacaaaaacaaatatatataaatgaataaaagcaaacaactGAAACAGGCCTCtgaaacaacacaaaaaaaaacacaacacacatccacaacaacaaaaacaacaactaaaaacaacacgaagcttttataaaactatttaaaaaaatatatatatatatatataaacgaaaaaataaaaaatataataatccTGCCAAGTAACATTCGAATACCTGCTTGATGAAGATACACCCGCTTTTgctaaagaaaaacaaaagaaagaagaaaaaaaacaaccaaaactaaatgaaaaaatttaatattaaaaaaaaaaaaacaaataaattaaaaataaaatgaaaggcTTAATACGATTTTTATACTTTCGATATAATGATTTTTTATACTAAACGTAAACTCTTTGAAATGAAACCAAAACTGAACGATTTTTTGGGGTATCAGCTAAAATGTCGAGTACACGCCATTTGGGTGTAGCgtattttttaatgaaaaccGATATTGATTTGTTGCAAAAATCGTACTTaaagtcatatatatatacatatatatatatatatataaacccTAACTGCAACTATGGAACGAGAGCACAAATTTTGTTGAACAAAAGGACACacattaagaaaaaaaaataaataaaataaaaacaaaataacagaAATCAAATACTAgagaaatcatttttttttttttaattccaatctcacacacaaaacagaacatgaaatcaaataaatacatatttatatatatatacaaatccTCAACTAAATATATgaacatgtatgtatgtatatctagCTAAAGAATCGCACAAATTGGTCACCGACTTTCTCGAATACCCTaactgccccccccccccccccctcgccCAGCACAACCATGACACACCAAACTACACTAAATACAGCAGCAAGAAtttctaattaaaaacaaaatataacacATATTTTTCAGCCTATAAATGCGATTTTTGTATGCGCAtacaatttgtaaatatatattaactaattttatctaaaagaaaaaaaacaaaaaaacaaaagtgaaaaagaATTTCAAGCATTCATTTGAATAACTTTAGTTTTGCTCCTAATTGCATTTGTATATGCACAATGTGTTTcagcaaaataattaatacattAAAACATGAACGTTTTTACCCAAATGGAACACACGGTGTATgtctctatctatctatgtATTAGATATCGAAGTACATAAGCGAGAAGCATACTttaacgaaaagaaaaaaaaaatgtcaactACAATAAATGAACAAGTGGAgaaaagaatatttaaaaaacaacaacaacaaaacaaaaaaactagtgcaataacaaattattcggtaataaatgtaaaattacAATACATTTAAGTAAACGCTTtgtaaaatacatataaacaatttattaaaaatacagaatgaaaaacaataaaaaaaaaataaaacaaaaaaagaaaatggatAATGAAACACTATTGAGTAATAAAAAGCGTTATGCATTGACATTGACACACGTGATTCGATATCTCATCTTATAAGCATAAATCAATAAGATAACAATAAagaataaattaaagaaacattccacatttttttttttttttggaatctATACAAGTTTAATTTCCAAGCACAGtgtaaatattacaaaaaatatgcGCCCCTTTCAGTTCTCAATACTCTTCctaacatatgtatatatatatatgatgtaTATCTTTTATTGTATAGCTCGTCCGACGCCATCGAAGACTTTGTCCTTGTGATCGGCGGCATTGGCACGTGCCTCGTAGTTGCAAATGGTTACGCCGTGATAATGTGCCTCCGTGAACTCGCCGCGCAGACCTAAAAAGTAAACCAGTTTCATTTATCTATTCAAATGTTGCCGGATGCAAAACCAACCAATATAATAGATGCGCGTGTTGTCATCGCCAAAATTGCTGGGAAAATATAGCGACAAATGATGCACCGAGGAAAAGGTCACAACTCTGCAAGAGATTGGAATTCAggtattatatttaaaattagaattAACGGGCAGTCATTTACTTGGGCGAATATTCGACTTCTGCGCGAAAATCGCGCGACAGCTCGAACTCCTGGTCCGCTTTGCCACGTGCATCGTCGAACGTCATCTTGGGTCGATTCTTAAAACTGTCCggaaataaatttcaaattagcACGACTAATTGGAATGCCCCATAACTACTCACAGTTTAACCCTGTTTGGGTGTGAGTTATCATTGGCGCCTCGAATGATAATGCCCTTTAGCTTAATGTTGCCGGTAAATGgaatattaaacaaaagttCTTCATCGGCATCGCTTTGCACAAACTGCAAATGAGCATATAGTTAATTCAGACATATGTATGGATATTGGGgctgtgccacgcccaccttgCTTGTATCCAGACGCTTTTCGTATGGCTTAAAGACCATCTTGCCGCTGCCATCGGTCTCCTCGTTCAAACATTCTGTATTTTCGAGGTCGATTTTTGTATACAAACTGTATTCGATGCCCATTTCCAGTGCATTGTCGATATCGGTGGCCTCGTGGCTGCAGCCATGTCCATGCCCGTGCGAGTGTCCGTgcggcattttatttttttaaataaaaatagctttaaatacaatatatacaatGTGACAAGAATTTAATGCAAGTAATTGTTGTATTGAATTGTGCAGaactatcgatatatcgatagtcGCCTAACGATACTTCCTTTGCTAGTGATGACAACTAAAGTATCGCTGCCTTTGAAACAACTTTTTTCTGCTACTTAAACGGTTTattgaattaatattaatttaatctCGTTTAAACTACAGCTGCTTATCGCTTGTAATGCAATAATTTGAACGGGTTTTGATACATTTAACTAGATAAAATTGCTCTTTTTCTTAGTCTATTTGAAGTAGATTACGGCTGCTGCATGACAGTGCGCACATATTGAAGTACATCCTGGTTGGCCAAAATGCCCAAGTGATCGACACCCTGTAGCGCCAGTGTGGTTATATGAGAGTCTGTATAGCCCGTCCAGTGTTGGCAGGCGCGCAGTGAACGTTGATTAACGGTGCCATCGCCCAGACCCATTATAAGCTTGGGGGTTTCTCCTGCTATCGTGTCCTTTTTGTATTGCAATCTACCAAAAACGAAAAGTTTGCGTAAATTAGTGTTtgatttgatatatttatttgggaATTACCTTTCCACTGTGCTGACCCCATCGCCATACAGGCAATGTAGCTCCACATCCGGAGGACTAAAGTTTTGTGTATAGCGCATTGTATCCTTGCGCATTTCCCAGCCCGTCCTATAGTCAATATCATTGAAGAACTGCTCCAGCTGTGCCATGGTGTAATTACGCGACGGTGTCGATGCAAGCACCTCAGAGGGCTTCCAAAATAGCGGCGAGGGCAACAGCCAAGCGGAGGACGGATGCGAGATCTGTTCCTCGCGCAGTATTTTAGCGCTCAACGCGAACGAGTCCAAATCATCGCCCATGGCAAACACCTTGACAGCTTTCATGCTGCCCGCCCAAGCGCCAGCCAAACTAATTTGACGGCGCACATATTGACTCTTCCACTCAAGTGTTTGCTCCTGCAGAAAGACTAGTGTCATGGGGCTGCCCATGCTGTGCGTTATAAAAGTGACGGGCGTCTGATTATTGGCCTCGTATGTGTCCTCCACGAGTTGTTTCATATCAATAAAGAATTGCTGATTCTCATCTAGAATGTGGAAAAAGCTCTAGCTAATTAAAAGATTAGTTGCCCAGATGAGAGGCACTTACTCGGCGCCCGTCGGAAATCGTAGGGTGCACCGTGTATATTCTTGTGGCGCTCATAGCCCAGGTCTACCAGTACATTGGCAATATCCTTAAAGTAGGCGCCGGCCTTATTTTTCGTGGGATCTATCCATTCCACGACGCTGGGATCACCCCAGCCGGGTACGCGCGTCTCCACGCCTGGCGTATTGTGTGTGGTGCGTGTCACCTTGTCATAGTAAAGCTTGACATTGTCTATCCAACAGTAGACCATCGGTATGACCAACTGCTCCAGATCTAGCCAGAGATTATACCAGTCGTGCGTCTTCTCGCATATGAAGTAGGGCGTGCCCGATTTATTTAAGCGTGCTTCCATCTGAGAGCCACCATCGCCTGGCActgaaaaattgcatttttataattGCCATTCGGTTGCCCTCTTTATTAATACTTACCAAATATAACCGGAGATAGCTGCGGTTCCTTGGGCGGCGCGGGTTTCGGGGGGTGTCTCCCCCTTTTGCTAAAGGGCCAAAAACAGTTTCCCACACTGAACAAAGCTGTGAGGAGCAGCAGCGCGAACAGTATGCTGGTCCCCTTGAGCTGCATTGTGTTGTGCGTACCCTGCTGCTGATTGCAATAACGGTATGAGAGTTCCTCTCTAACTAGCGAGCCCTCAGTTCAAATCGCGCCACTCGCTGTCAATGCAGATAAAGGCATttatggtattaaattaacaaaaaaaagtgctgtcgcaaacaaatgaatcagCGCCACAATTATCAATTAATTGACTTACATATAtgtgttgatatatatatgcatatgttgtACCTGAAGCCAGCTCCAAAACTTAATTGACCTTTAAACTAGCATACGTAACTGTAAATGCATTAATGCGCGGTTGTTTTCCGCATCTTAATGTAGCGCCATTTTGCCTGctttcctgttgttgttattgcttttttGTGCGTTTTCGTAAACAAAGaaatgtttgttattgttgtttttatt is a window encoding:
- the LOC6628318 gene encoding PITH domain-containing protein CG6153 is translated as MPHGHSHGHGHGCSHEATDIDNALEMGIEYSLYTKIDLENTECLNEETDGSGKMVFKPYEKRLDTSKFVQSDADEELLFNIPFTGNIKLKGIIIRGANDNSHPNRVKLFKNRPKMTFDDARGKADQEFELSRDFRAEVEYSPKVVTFSSVHHLSLYFPSNFGDDNTRIYYIGLRGEFTEAHYHGVTICNYEARANAADHKDKVFDGVGRAIQ
- the LOC6628317 gene encoding lysosomal phospholipase A and acyltransferase; this translates as MQLKGTSILFALLLLTALFSVGNCFWPFSKRGRHPPKPAPPKEPQLSPVIFVPGDGGSQMEARLNKSGTPYFICEKTHDWYNLWLDLEQLVIPMVYCWIDNVKLYYDKVTRTTHNTPGVETRVPGWGDPSVVEWIDPTKNKAGAYFKDIANVLVDLGYERHKNIHGAPYDFRRAPNENQQFFIDMKQLVEDTYEANNQTPVTFITHSMGSPMTLVFLQEQTLEWKSQYVRRQISLAGAWAGSMKAVKVFAMGDDLDSFALSAKILREEQISHPSSAWLLPSPLFWKPSEVLASTPSRNYTMAQLEQFFNDIDYRTGWEMRKDTMRYTQNFSPPDVELHCLYGDGVSTVERLQYKKDTIAGETPKLIMGLGDGTVNQRSLRACQHWTGYTDSHITTLALQGVDHLGILANQDVLQYVRTVMQQP
- the LOC6628319 gene encoding LOW QUALITY PROTEIN: uncharacterized protein (The sequence of the model RefSeq protein was modified relative to this genomic sequence to represent the inferred CDS: substituted 2 bases at 2 genomic stop codons) — encoded protein: MASANHRGGHRGIAGAGAGAADGNPAGLQFGSAWFQRKINLRPQHRGVHLVTEEILRQMPELTQFSVGLCHMQILHTSASLALNESWDPDVRDDMEMMLNKIVPEGLPYRHSCEGPDDMPAHVKACFLGSSLTIPITDGKLSLGTWQGVWLCEHRDQAGSRKLVITLTGCPREQAVRSPLSPVSPIASTSSXGRPRSTRDSRXSRGSDNNGIISSRKLILQKNLARATAQQRAAAVIAAGRGLIGATASVAAPAPPGAVLPIDTKTQRLLLRQRLHLNLNLNVNETLQDGVDIDDVDEDVCDDDDDDDDDDNDDDDDQVEDDSVADVVDAQGSGHRRVGDNLQTVTTVPQTKQQQQLRHKITATTTTTTTSSSTASNSALAKFNRILDSAKLEPHRASSAFSSATLQQRLALAYPELQQQQQEQQQQQQQQQQQDELRQIDNLPRGIAVVSTPLTMQALDTIKTKTAAMLEQQQQHNAADQTKRNDVHYLLKQLNSFSDIEEIEIVDMKQRKQQQPKQPQQQKQRQQQQPQQQQQQQQQQQPPQRTSKTGAACSSSLELMPMSRSMLPLALGSPSTQSHKGNFMEHAGPGESNSSTRLQFDDYLFESCHYLETNYFAATYRTAMVESCSHEFRPSTATPPTSVRSDSFELHELQPSSVICKAAAPPARLDADSPPPYQAEVRMTSSGVQTELTVESLAQLSSSSSSGSGASLGGTPQMPPLFICCYTPIDRWRARRLGAAAAAKRANPEKHGHPV